A stretch of the Longimicrobium sp. genome encodes the following:
- a CDS encoding thymidine kinase, with product MRDITLYQGDGQGWVEVVTGSMFSGKSEELIRRVRRALIARRRVQVFKPAIDDRYSGVEVISSHAGSDVQAVPVRSSGEVAARAHPGTQVFAIDEVQFLDDGIVDVVSVLADRGARVIVAGIDTDFRGEPFGPMPKLLSIAEAVDKLHAICMVCGAPASRTQRLVDGEPAPYESPVVQVGGAESYEARCRHHHEVPSAQRYQTSLLDQIGGSAQEAVVLTLEGFRKRA from the coding sequence TTGAGAGACATCACCCTCTACCAGGGCGACGGCCAGGGCTGGGTCGAGGTCGTCACCGGCTCGATGTTCAGCGGCAAGAGCGAGGAGCTGATCCGCCGCGTGCGCCGCGCGCTGATCGCCCGCCGGCGCGTGCAGGTGTTCAAGCCCGCCATCGACGACCGCTACTCGGGGGTCGAGGTCATCAGCTCGCACGCGGGCTCCGACGTGCAGGCGGTGCCGGTCAGGAGCAGCGGCGAGGTGGCGGCCCGCGCGCACCCCGGCACGCAGGTGTTCGCCATCGACGAGGTGCAGTTCCTGGACGACGGGATCGTGGACGTGGTCTCGGTGCTGGCCGACCGGGGGGCGCGGGTGATCGTGGCGGGGATCGACACCGACTTCCGCGGCGAGCCGTTCGGCCCCATGCCCAAGCTGCTCTCCATCGCCGAGGCGGTGGACAAGCTGCACGCCATCTGCATGGTGTGCGGCGCGCCGGCCTCGCGCACCCAGCGGCTGGTGGACGGCGAGCCCGCGCCGTACGAGAGCCCCGTGGTGCAGGTGGGCGGCGCCGAGAGCTACGAGGCGCGCTGCCGCCACCACCACGAGGTCCCCTCCGCCCAGCGCTACCAGACGTCGCTGCTGGACCAGATCGGCGGCTCGGCACAGGAGGCGGTGGTGCTCACCCTCGAAGGCTTCCGCAAGCGCGCGTAG